The following are encoded together in the Glycine max cultivar Williams 82 chromosome 8, Glycine_max_v4.0, whole genome shotgun sequence genome:
- the LOC100795410 gene encoding DCN1-like protein 2, with translation MHKLGRGHRDKLQQFITITGASEKLALQALKASDWHLEGAFDFFYSQPQLKTFTDSRHLEELYNRYKDAYVDMILADGITLLCNDIQVDPQDIVMLVLSWHMKAGTMCEFSKKEFIEGLQSLGIDSLEKFREKIPYMRSELKDEQKFREIYNFAFGWAKEKGQKSLALDTAIGMWQLLFAEKQWPLVDHWCQFLQARHNKAISRDTWSQLLEFAKTVGSNLSDYDAEGAWPYLIDEFVEYLNENGIIQNDLINDSSLKR, from the exons ATG CACAAATTGGGAAGAGGTCATCGTGACAAACTCCAGCAGTTCATAACAATAACTGGAGCCAG CGAGAAACTAGCCCTGCAGGCTCTGAAGGCTAGTGATTGGCATCTTGAAGGAGCATTTGATTTCTTTTACAGCCAACCCCAGCTTAAAACATTTACTGATTCTAGGCACTTGGAGGAGCTATACAATAGATATAAAG ATGCATATGTTGATATGATTTTGGCAGATGGTATCACTCTCCTTTGCAATGATATCCAG GTGGATCCTCAAGATATAGTAATG TTAGTTCTTTCATGGCACATGAAGGCTGGCACCATGTGTGAATTTTCCAAGAAGGAGTTTATTGAAGGTCTACAATCTTTGGG GATTGATTCTCTGGAAAAGTTCCGTGAAAAGATACCTTATATGCGCTCTGAGCTGAAAGATGAAC AGAAATTCCGTGAGATATATAATTTTGCTTTTGGCTGGGCAAAAGAGAAG GGTCAAAAATCTCTTGCATTGGATACTGCTATTGGTATGTGGCAATTATTATTTGCTGAGAAGCAGTGGCCGCTGGTTGATCATTGGTGCCAGTTCTTGCAG GCTCGGCATAACAAAGCAATATCTAGGGACACATGGTCTCAGCTTTTGGAGTTTgcaaag ACTGTTGGCTCAAATTTATCTGATTATGATGCCGAAGGTGCTTGGCCATATCTTATTGATGAATTTGTGGAGTATCTCAACGAGAATGGCATAATCCAAAATGATCTGATCAATGATTCTAGTCTAAAACGATGA
- the LOC100797536 gene encoding metal tolerance protein 10: MAESGGGNRRREPLLVSPEEEAAKASWRLNVKEFRLPSQTNDHQNQRSFTFHGLLRKPRKQRKVAEYYKNQERLLEGFNEMETMTEEGGFPGSLTEDEMKQLAKSERMAVHVSNMCNLVLFAAKVYASVASRSLAVIASTMDSLLDLLSGFILWFTSNAMKNPNQYHYPIGKKRMQPVGIIVFASVMATLGLQILIESARELISKSKPDMDPTKLHWMIGIMVFVTVVKFILMVYCRRFKNEIVRAYAQDHFFDVITNSVGLAAAVLAVKFCWWIDPTGAIIIALYTINTWAKTVIENVWSLIGRTAPPDFLAKLTFLIWNHHEQIKHIDTVRAYTFGAHYFVEVDIVLPEDMLLHQAHNIGETLQEKLEQLPEVERAFVHVDFESTHRPEHKTMV; this comes from the exons ATGGCGGAGAGTGGCGGAGGAAATCGCCGGAGAGAACCGCTTCTGGTGTCGCCGGAGGAAGAGGCTGCAAAAGCATCGTGGAGGCTTAACGTCAAAGAGTTTCGTTTGCCAAGCCAAACGAATGATCATCAAAATCAACGATCCTTCACTTTCCATGGCCTTCTTCGTAAACCCA GGAAGCAACGCAAAGTGGCAGAATATTACAAGAATCAGGAGAGACTCCTTGAAGGATTTAATGAGATGGAGACTATGACTGAAGAGGGTGGTTTCCCAGGATCTCTAACTGAG GATGAAATGAAGCAACTAGCCAAGAGTGAGAGGATGGCTGTTCATGTGTCAAATATGTGTAACTTGGTGCTGTTTGCAGCAAAGGTTTATGCCTCAGTTGCAAGCAGATCATTAGCAGTCATTGCCTCAACCATGGATTCTCTCTTGGATCTCTTGTCAGGATTCATATTGTGGTTTACTTCTAATGCCATGAAAAACCCAAATCAATATCACTATCCAATTGGAAAGAAACGCATGCAACCAGTG GGTATCATTGTTTTTGCATCAGTGATGGCAACCTTGGGGTTGCAGATTTTGATTGAATCTGCCCGAGAACTTATTTCCAAG TCTAAGCCTGATATGGATCCAACAAAACTGCATTGGATGATCGGAATTATGGTGTTTGTGACTGTAGTGAAGTTCATTCTTATGGTCTACTGTCGAAGATTCAAAAATGAAATTGTTAGAGCATATGCACAAGATCACTTTTTTGATGTCATTACTAATTCTGTTGGATTAGCTGCTGCTGTGCTAGCTGTCAAGTTCTGCTGGTGGATTGATCCAACAGGAGCTATTATT ATAGCATTGTATACAATTAATACATGGGCCAAGACAGTCATTGAGAATGTTTGGTCACTTATTGGAAGGACAGCACCACCTGATTTTCTAGCCAAGTTAACGTTCCTCATATGGAATCACCATGAACAGATCAAGCACATAGATACTGTTAGAGCTTACACCTTTGGTGCACATTACTTTGTGGAAGTTGACATTGTGTTGCCGGAAGACATGCTTCTCCACCAAGCACACAACATTGGTGAGACACTCCAAGAGAAGCTGGAGCAGCTTCCAGAAGTCGAAAGGGCTTTTGTGCACGTAGATTTTGAGTCCACTCACAGGCCAGAGCACAAGACCATGGTGTGA